A genomic window from Hippocampus zosterae strain Florida chromosome 13, ASM2543408v3, whole genome shotgun sequence includes:
- the ndnl2 gene encoding necdin-like 2 isoform X3 → MSKYSKTKDVTIALHDVAHNVVYLRQCGAMSQKKRLCKTETSTQREQRQSSASGAVCEDEDAMFTQPSTSQVQRSLEKLSPSQVDQKTAEVVKYILVKDQKKIPIRRADLVKHVIKEYRNVYPEIMKRVAHTFDQVFGLKLVSLDTKNQLYILINKLEVTAGAPPFNSEDPKMALLFVVLSVIFMKKGVARESLMWNMLGKLGINPIKKHEEFGDVKKVITDDFVRQRYLEYVPIPHTEPPQHNFLWGPRAEVEGSKAKILQFVAELHDRDPQSWKHQYTEAHSSQGSEASSSSQR, encoded by the exons ATGTCAAAATATTCTAAAACAAAGGATGTTACCATTGCGCTGCATGACGTTGCGCACAACGTCGTATACTTACG cCAATGTGGTGCCATGTCGCAGAAGAAAAGATTGTGCAAGACTGAGACCTCCACACAGAGAGAA CAGAGACAGAGCAGCGCTTCAGGCGCTGTATGTGAGGATGAAGATGCAATGTTCACTCAGCCGAGCACGTCACAGGTCCAGAGAAGCCTTGAGAAGCTCTCGCCTTCCCAGGTTGACCAAAAG ACAGCTGAGGTGGTGAAGTACATCCTGGTGAAAGATCAGAAGAAGATACCCATACGGCGTGCAG aCTTGGTGAAACACGTGATCAAAGAATACCGAAATGTGTACCCTGAAATCATGAAGAGAGTGGCGCATACCTTTGATCAG GTTTTTGGTCTTAAATTGGTCAGTCTAGACACAAAGAACCAATTGTACATCCTTATCAATAAACTGGAGGTGACAGCTGGAGCCCCGCCCTTCAA CTCAGAAGACCCGAAGATGGCACTGCTCTTTGTCGTCCTGAGTGTCATCTTTATGAAAAAGGGTGTGGCCAGAGAAA GCCTGATGTGGAACATGCTCGGGAAACTCGGCATTAACCCCAT AAAGAAACATGAAGAATTTGGCGACGTCAAGAAGGTCATCACGGATGACTTTGTGCGTCAAAG GTACCTGGAGTATGTTCCTATTCCTCACACTGAGCCACCTCAACACAACTTCCTCTGGGGTCCGCGTGCTGAGGTGGAAGGCTCCAAGGCCAAAATCCTTCAATTTGTGGCTGAA CTTCATGACCGGGATCCTCAGAGTTGGAAACATCAGTACACAGAAGCTCACAGCAGTCAAGGCAGTGAGGCAAGCTCGAGCAGCCAAAGATGA
- the ndnl2 gene encoding necdin-like 2 isoform X2 translates to MSQKKRLCKTETSTQRERQSSASGAVCEDEDAMFTQPSTSQVQRSLEKLSPSQVDQKTAEVVKYILVKDQKKIPIRRADLVKHVIKEYRNVYPEIMKRVAHTFDQVFGLKLVSLDTKNQLYILINKLEVTAGAPPFNSEDPKMALLFVVLSVIFMKKGVARESLMWNMLGKLGINPIKKHEEFGDVKKVITDDFVRQRYLEYVPIPHTEPPQHNFLWGPRAEVEGSKAKILQFVAELHDRDPQSWKHQYTEAHSSQGSEASSSSQR, encoded by the exons ATGTCGCAGAAGAAAAGATTGTGCAAGACTGAGACCTCCACACAGAGAGAA AGACAGAGCAGCGCTTCAGGCGCTGTATGTGAGGATGAAGATGCAATGTTCACTCAGCCGAGCACGTCACAGGTCCAGAGAAGCCTTGAGAAGCTCTCGCCTTCCCAGGTTGACCAAAAG ACAGCTGAGGTGGTGAAGTACATCCTGGTGAAAGATCAGAAGAAGATACCCATACGGCGTGCAG aCTTGGTGAAACACGTGATCAAAGAATACCGAAATGTGTACCCTGAAATCATGAAGAGAGTGGCGCATACCTTTGATCAG GTTTTTGGTCTTAAATTGGTCAGTCTAGACACAAAGAACCAATTGTACATCCTTATCAATAAACTGGAGGTGACAGCTGGAGCCCCGCCCTTCAA CTCAGAAGACCCGAAGATGGCACTGCTCTTTGTCGTCCTGAGTGTCATCTTTATGAAAAAGGGTGTGGCCAGAGAAA GCCTGATGTGGAACATGCTCGGGAAACTCGGCATTAACCCCAT AAAGAAACATGAAGAATTTGGCGACGTCAAGAAGGTCATCACGGATGACTTTGTGCGTCAAAG GTACCTGGAGTATGTTCCTATTCCTCACACTGAGCCACCTCAACACAACTTCCTCTGGGGTCCGCGTGCTGAGGTGGAAGGCTCCAAGGCCAAAATCCTTCAATTTGTGGCTGAA CTTCATGACCGGGATCCTCAGAGTTGGAAACATCAGTACACAGAAGCTCACAGCAGTCAAGGCAGTGAGGCAAGCTCGAGCAGCCAAAGATGA
- the ndnl2 gene encoding necdin-like 2 isoform X1, whose product MSQKKRLCKTETSTQREQRQSSASGAVCEDEDAMFTQPSTSQVQRSLEKLSPSQVDQKTAEVVKYILVKDQKKIPIRRADLVKHVIKEYRNVYPEIMKRVAHTFDQVFGLKLVSLDTKNQLYILINKLEVTAGAPPFNSEDPKMALLFVVLSVIFMKKGVARESLMWNMLGKLGINPIKKHEEFGDVKKVITDDFVRQRYLEYVPIPHTEPPQHNFLWGPRAEVEGSKAKILQFVAELHDRDPQSWKHQYTEAHSSQGSEASSSSQR is encoded by the exons ATGTCGCAGAAGAAAAGATTGTGCAAGACTGAGACCTCCACACAGAGAGAA CAGAGACAGAGCAGCGCTTCAGGCGCTGTATGTGAGGATGAAGATGCAATGTTCACTCAGCCGAGCACGTCACAGGTCCAGAGAAGCCTTGAGAAGCTCTCGCCTTCCCAGGTTGACCAAAAG ACAGCTGAGGTGGTGAAGTACATCCTGGTGAAAGATCAGAAGAAGATACCCATACGGCGTGCAG aCTTGGTGAAACACGTGATCAAAGAATACCGAAATGTGTACCCTGAAATCATGAAGAGAGTGGCGCATACCTTTGATCAG GTTTTTGGTCTTAAATTGGTCAGTCTAGACACAAAGAACCAATTGTACATCCTTATCAATAAACTGGAGGTGACAGCTGGAGCCCCGCCCTTCAA CTCAGAAGACCCGAAGATGGCACTGCTCTTTGTCGTCCTGAGTGTCATCTTTATGAAAAAGGGTGTGGCCAGAGAAA GCCTGATGTGGAACATGCTCGGGAAACTCGGCATTAACCCCAT AAAGAAACATGAAGAATTTGGCGACGTCAAGAAGGTCATCACGGATGACTTTGTGCGTCAAAG GTACCTGGAGTATGTTCCTATTCCTCACACTGAGCCACCTCAACACAACTTCCTCTGGGGTCCGCGTGCTGAGGTGGAAGGCTCCAAGGCCAAAATCCTTCAATTTGTGGCTGAA CTTCATGACCGGGATCCTCAGAGTTGGAAACATCAGTACACAGAAGCTCACAGCAGTCAAGGCAGTGAGGCAAGCTCGAGCAGCCAAAGATGA